In Trichocoleus desertorum NBK24, the following are encoded in one genomic region:
- the ctpC gene encoding carboxyl-terminal processing protease CtpC, with the protein MDMTKRGLVLGATAVALTAVSITGAGIHLSKSQAFFRESPKEIVDEVWQIIDRNYVDGNFNQVDWKTVRNQYLNRSYSNKEEAYKSIREMLKQLNDPYTRFMDPTEFRNMQIDTSGELTGVGIQLSQDEKTKKLVVVAPIEDTPAAKAGVLAKDTILKIDGKSTEGMDVDKAVTLIRGPVGSQVTLTILREKEQLEFRLKRDRIEIHPVKYSTQQAPNADIGYIRLSQFSANASSEMRRAIQDLEAKQVDGYILDLRSNPGGLLYSSIEIARMWLNDGAIVSTVDRQGETDRERANRRALTNKPLVVLVDGGSASASEILSGALQDNKRAVLIGTQTFGKGLVQSVRGLGDGSGLAVTIAKYLTPNGVDINKHGIAPDVVIELSDTQREELSRDRDKVGTDSDPQYAKALSVLTQRIATQKGTRAESSMR; encoded by the coding sequence ATGGACATGACAAAACGCGGGCTTGTTTTAGGTGCAACAGCAGTTGCACTCACTGCTGTCAGCATCACTGGAGCTGGCATTCATTTATCTAAAAGTCAAGCCTTTTTCCGCGAAAGTCCTAAGGAAATAGTTGACGAAGTTTGGCAAATTATCGATCGCAACTATGTAGACGGCAATTTTAATCAAGTTGACTGGAAGACAGTTCGTAACCAATATTTGAACCGTTCTTACAGTAATAAGGAAGAAGCTTACAAGTCTATCCGGGAAATGCTCAAGCAGCTGAATGATCCGTACACCCGGTTCATGGACCCAACTGAGTTCCGGAATATGCAGATCGATACGTCAGGCGAACTCACTGGCGTTGGTATCCAGTTGTCTCAGGATGAGAAAACCAAGAAGCTGGTTGTTGTGGCTCCGATCGAAGATACACCTGCCGCTAAAGCTGGAGTACTTGCCAAAGACACGATTCTCAAAATTGATGGCAAGAGCACCGAAGGGATGGATGTTGATAAGGCCGTGACGTTGATTCGCGGCCCTGTTGGTTCTCAAGTCACTCTGACCATCTTGCGGGAGAAAGAGCAATTAGAGTTTCGGCTGAAGCGCGATCGCATTGAAATTCATCCAGTCAAGTACAGCACTCAGCAAGCGCCCAACGCTGACATTGGCTATATTCGTCTATCGCAATTTAGCGCCAATGCTTCCTCTGAAATGCGAAGAGCCATCCAAGACCTAGAGGCAAAGCAGGTAGATGGTTACATTCTGGATCTCCGCTCCAACCCAGGTGGTTTGCTCTACTCCAGCATTGAAATTGCTCGCATGTGGTTGAATGATGGCGCGATCGTCTCTACAGTCGATCGACAAGGCGAAACGGATCGTGAACGAGCTAATCGCCGCGCCCTGACCAATAAACCCCTCGTCGTTTTGGTGGATGGGGGTTCTGCCAGTGCCAGCGAAATTTTATCAGGCGCTTTGCAAGATAATAAGCGAGCTGTCTTAATTGGCACTCAGACTTTTGGCAAAGGTTTAGTGCAATCTGTCCGGGGTTTAGGCGATGGTTCGGGGTTAGCGGTGACGATCGCTAAGTACCTCACGCCTAATGGGGTAGATATTAACAAGCACGGTATTGCTCCCGATGTAGTGATAGAACTCAGCGATACTCAGCGAGAAGAACTGAGCCGCGATCGCGACAAGGTAGGAACAGATTCAGATCCACAATATGCCAAAGCCTTATCGGTGCTCACCCAAAGAATTGCTACCCAAAAAGGCACACGAGCCGAATCTAGCATGCGCTAA
- a CDS encoding alpha/beta fold hydrolase has translation MPYLPIRGVNHYYEWIGTSDRPAPSGKPVMVFVHGWSGSSRYWESTAQALSDTFDCLLYDLRGFGRSCLSAGQQPSLENQQTSLQQSVAQTVVTETELLQAAESNEDLIYELESYADDLATLLQKLGLERVYLNAHSMGASIAVFFLNLYPQFVERAILTCSGIFEYDEKAFSAFYRFGGYVVKFRPRWLAKIPFANRMFMARFLHRPLPHAISQAFLEDFLLADYKAALGTIFTSVSKKATEVMPQEFAKLTVPTLLVAGEHDIIIPASMGQQAANLSEKVEFCLIPDTAHFPMMEDAATYLQHVRAFAQVKQPSL, from the coding sequence ATGCCTTATCTTCCAATTCGTGGTGTTAATCACTACTATGAGTGGATTGGTACGTCGGATCGTCCTGCGCCGTCGGGGAAACCAGTCATGGTTTTTGTTCATGGCTGGAGCGGTTCATCACGGTATTGGGAAAGTACAGCTCAAGCTTTATCAGATACGTTTGATTGTCTCCTCTACGATCTGCGAGGGTTTGGTCGTTCTTGCCTATCTGCTGGTCAGCAGCCCAGTCTGGAAAATCAACAGACAAGTTTGCAGCAAAGTGTAGCTCAAACCGTTGTCACTGAGACAGAACTACTGCAAGCGGCTGAAAGTAATGAAGATTTGATTTACGAGCTAGAAAGTTATGCGGATGACCTAGCTACTTTATTGCAAAAGCTGGGATTGGAGCGGGTTTACCTCAATGCTCACTCGATGGGAGCCTCGATCGCGGTCTTTTTCCTAAATCTTTACCCCCAGTTTGTAGAGCGGGCAATTCTGACCTGTAGTGGCATCTTTGAATACGATGAAAAGGCTTTTAGTGCTTTTTATCGGTTTGGCGGCTATGTGGTGAAATTTCGTCCCCGTTGGCTAGCTAAAATTCCCTTTGCTAACCGCATGTTTATGGCCCGGTTCTTACACCGACCGTTACCTCATGCCATTAGCCAAGCTTTCCTGGAAGATTTTCTCTTAGCCGACTACAAAGCTGCCCTCGGAACCATTTTTACTTCGGTGAGCAAAAAAGCAACTGAAGTGATGCCACAAGAATTCGCAAAGCTAACGGTTCCGACTCTTTTAGTGGCTGGGGAGCATGACATCATTATCCCTGCGTCAATGGGGCAGCAGGCTGCCAACCTAAGTGAAAAAGTAGAGTTCTGCCTTATTCCTGACACGGCTCATTTTCCCATGATGGAAGACGCAGCAACCTATCTTCAGCACGTACGGGCCTTCGCCCAGGTCAAGCAGCCTAGCCTGTAA
- the ispG gene encoding (E)-4-hydroxy-3-methylbut-2-enyl-diphosphate synthase — MQTLPTPTTTSTASGQTFVDTTIRRRKTRPVQVGNVTIGGGAPVVVQSMINEDTLDIEGSVAAIRRLHEIGCEIVRVTVPSLAHAYALKDIKQKLAETYQPVPLVADVHHNGMKIALEVAKHVDKVRINPGLYVFEKPKADRTEYSQAEFDEIGAKIRETLEPLVISLRDQGKAMRIGVNHGSLAERMLFTYGDTPEGMVESAIEFIQICESLNFHNLVISLKASRVPVMVAAYRLMAKRMDELGMDYPLHLGVTEAGDGEYGRIKSTAGIAPLLADGIGDTIRVSITEAPEKEIPVCYSILQALGLRKTMVEYVACPSCGRTLFNLEEVLHKVREATKHLTGLDIAVMGCIVNGPGEMADADYGYVGKQPGYISLYRGRDEIKKVPEDQGVTELINLIKADDRWVDP, encoded by the coding sequence ATGCAAACCCTGCCCACGCCAACTACTACCTCCACCGCCTCCGGTCAAACCTTCGTTGACACCACCATCCGACGCCGCAAAACCCGTCCTGTGCAGGTCGGCAATGTCACGATTGGCGGAGGTGCCCCAGTCGTCGTGCAATCGATGATCAATGAGGACACCCTGGATATTGAGGGTTCAGTTGCCGCGATTCGCCGTCTCCATGAGATCGGCTGCGAAATTGTGCGGGTGACAGTACCCAGTCTGGCCCATGCTTACGCCCTCAAAGATATTAAACAAAAATTAGCAGAAACCTATCAGCCTGTGCCTTTGGTGGCTGATGTCCACCACAACGGCATGAAGATTGCCCTAGAGGTTGCCAAGCACGTCGATAAAGTCCGAATTAACCCAGGGCTATATGTGTTTGAAAAGCCCAAGGCTGACCGCACTGAATACTCCCAAGCCGAATTTGACGAGATTGGAGCCAAAATTCGCGAAACCCTAGAACCCTTGGTTATTTCTTTACGAGACCAAGGTAAGGCGATGCGGATTGGGGTCAATCATGGTTCTTTAGCTGAGCGGATGCTGTTCACCTACGGGGACACCCCTGAAGGCATGGTGGAATCTGCGATCGAGTTTATCCAGATCTGCGAGTCGCTGAATTTTCACAATTTGGTCATTTCTCTCAAAGCTTCGCGGGTGCCTGTCATGGTGGCAGCTTACCGCCTGATGGCAAAGCGGATGGATGAGCTGGGTATGGATTATCCCCTCCATCTCGGAGTGACTGAAGCAGGGGATGGTGAATATGGTCGCATCAAGTCCACGGCTGGTATAGCACCGCTGTTAGCCGATGGCATTGGCGATACGATTCGGGTATCGATCACCGAAGCTCCCGAAAAAGAGATTCCGGTTTGTTATAGCATTCTGCAAGCTTTAGGTTTGCGGAAAACAATGGTGGAATATGTCGCCTGTCCTTCCTGCGGTCGTACCCTTTTTAATCTTGAAGAAGTTCTCCACAAAGTTCGTGAAGCAACCAAGCATTTAACCGGACTCGATATTGCGGTGATGGGCTGCATTGTTAACGGCCCTGGTGAAATGGCAGATGCTGACTATGGTTATGTTGGGAAGCAACCTGGCTATATTTCTCTGTACCGAGGGCGAGACGAGATCAAAAAAGTTCCGGAAGATCAAGGCGTTACAGAGTTAATTAATCTGATCAAAGCGGATGATCGGTGGGTTGATCCTTAA